Within the Candidatus Binatia bacterium genome, the region CCGTAACTGGTCAAGGTCGTCAGCACGTCCTCGTGGCCGAGGTTCTGACTCCAAGCCTTGAGTTGCTCCGGCGTCAGCTTGAGCGCGAAGGCACGCTGCACGAGCGTCTTCCGGAAGCTGTGGGGGTTGTAGTAGGGCAAACCGCCCGCTTGAAGGCAGCCCTGAAGACATCGCGCATCGGTCCGGCGCTCAACCAGTGTTTGCGCAGGACGCGGCGCGCACAGATCGCGATCGCCGCAGCGCGTGCGTAAAGGGCGGCGCAGTGGGGGCGACTAGGCGTCGGGATTCGCATCGGGCAGTTCATTGCGGTAGAAACAGTGGCGGAGGCAACCCCATGAAAGCAGCACGCTCCAGTGCATCGTCACCAGCCAGCCGGGTTCCGAAAGCACCACTCGTGGCAACGCGCTTTACCGTGCGCGTTCCGAAGGATAGGAGGCTCACGCTTGCCATCCCGCTGGAGATCGAGCCTGGCGAAGCGGAGGTAATCGTCCTCCATCACGGCGCGAAGCCCGCCCGTAAACGTGAGCCGCTGGCGAGGATTACGCACCATCCAGCCTTTGGACTCTGGGCCAAGCGTGCAGAGGCGGCTGACCCTGTTGCGTTCGTAGAGGAGCTCCGCCGCCGCGTCATGGAGAAGCGGACGGCGCGATGATTATCGACACGACCATCCTGGTGGACCTGCTGCGCGGCTCGACGAAGGCGAGGACTTTTCTCGGCCGCGTACCCCCTGCGGAGAGGATGGTTTCTGCCGTCACGGTAGCGGAGCTCGTCGAGGGTTGCCGCAGCCGCCGAGAGGTTGCAGTACTGGATCGAGAGCTTCATCTATACAAGATCGTCTGGATCGACGAACCACAATCGCAGCTCGCTGATCGTTGGCACCGCCGCTTCCGACTGAGCAAGGGCATCGGCTACCTCGATTGCCTGATCGGCGCCGCCGCGTTCTGTTCGTCCGCGACGTTGGCAACGCTCAATGAGAAGCACTTCCGCATCCTGCCCGGCATGTCCGTCTCCCGGCCATACTGACCGCCCCGCGCCTCGCGAATCACCTTGGTCATGACTCCTGGTCAACAAAGAGGTCCTTCCAGCGAAGGCAACCGTGCCCCCGCCAGGGTCCGGTGCCTCGATACGCCGCCAGACGAAGGCGGCTACTCGGCATGAACGGATTTGTTTGTGAATCATTTGGAGTCCAAATTCCGCTCGCCCCGAGTACCGGCTCCTTTTGGGCCGTGTCTCGAGGGGCACCCTGCCTCGACCCCAGTCGGGCGCGACAATGACAGGTCCCTGGGACCCCCGCAACGGGGTCTGGAAAGCAGTACTTTCGCATGTCGCAACGATGGAATGTGCCGCGCTGATCTGGATGAGCAGCGATTCCCCCGCAACCTGAGCAGCCCCGGGTCTTTGGTGCGGAAGGTCATGAAGTCGACAGACCCGCCGATCCGCCAATGCGGCAGATGGCGTCGTTTCCCACCTTACACCTCGGTTGCCGGGAACGCCCCCAGCGCGAACTTGCCCGGCGCTTCCCGCCGTCATGTGACCCCGACAATGTGGACAACGTCGCGGAATGGTGAGAGAGGTATCATCTGTTCACCCCGTCGCCGGTGAACCTCGAAGACCCAGTCGTTCTCCGCAATCTCTCCGAGTTGGCTGTCGGCAAAGTGCTGTACGACGCCTTCAA harbors:
- a CDS encoding type II toxin-antitoxin system VapC family toxin, whose translation is MIIDTTILVDLLRGSTKARTFLGRVPPAERMVSAVTVAELVEGCRSRREVAVLDRELHLYKIVWIDEPQSQLADRWHRRFRLSKGIGYLDCLIGAAAFCSSATLATLNEKHFRILPGMSVSRPY